GGAAGGTATTGACTTAGGGGGTAGGTGCTGGTAACACTTGCCCCTTTTTTTATACCATGTCCTGTGGAATGATCTGGTTCTATTTCATAGGCACTATAATTTTAGGTGAATATTTGTTTTATTAAAATATTTCGATTTCTTCATTGTTGACTATTTTGTACCGGAAATGGTGAACGCCCTGAAGTGCTTTCAATATCCTTTCAATATCATCACTTTGACGGAATTTTCCAGATACATACTGATCAATCTGGGCTGTATTTTTGATATCAAATTTTACCTTATACCATAAGGTCAGATAATCCAGTATTTCAGAAAATTTCTTATTACTAAAATAGAATATTCCACTTTCCAAATATTCTTCATTGTTGAATGAAGCGGTGGATTTTATTAGGTTACCATTAAAAAGGGAGACCATTTCATTTGGTTTCAGAATGACATTTTCCTGTGGTCTGTTATTGTTGATAACCTGTACACTACCTTCTACCAGATTTGTTTCAAACCGGTTGCTTTCTGAATAAGCGAATATATTGAATTTGGTACCGAGTACTTTTATATCATATTGTTTAGTTTTAACGATAAAAGGACGTTCCGTATCTTTTGTTACTGAAAAGAAACCTTCTCCATCCAGTTCAACCGAACGTTCTTTATTGCTAAACTCATTCGGGATTTTAATAATTGACCGGGGACTTAACCATGCTTTCGTCCCGTCCTGAAGTGTCATATAGATACGTTGACCTTTGGGAACTTCTATTTTTGTATAGAGTACGGTTTTTTCTTTGGGTATGAATTTATCGGTGAGTAACCAGATATTGACGAGAAGAATAGCTGCCACTGCCGCATATTTAGCTAGATTGAGATAAAGATTACGGGTCTTTTTGTGGTTGATCCGGCTTCCCAGTTCTTCCATTTTTTGTGTGGCCCATTCATTATCTCCACTTTGCTCTCCGAGTTTGGATACCGTAACTGTGTTCTGCATCCGGATAAATTCGGCTTTATTAGCCGGATCAGATTCTATCTGATCGAAGAGTGCTCTCTTTTCTATGTTTGAAAGTTCTCCGAGGAAATATTTATCTAATTGTTCATTCATGTTATTAGTGCTTGTTCTGTTTATATGACGGATAAGTTCCGGCCATCTACTAGTCGGAAACAGAAAAAAAGTAAATTTTTTTTGAAAAGATTTTAGATAATGAAAACAAAGAGAGGGAGATAGTCCTTTAGCTCAACTTTCAGTTTACGTATAGCGGTTACAATGTGGTTTTGCACAGTATGGACGGAAATATCCATTTGTGTGGCTATCTCTTCATATTTTAAGCCGTTCATTCTGCTCAGAATGAACACCTGCCGGCATTTCTCCGGCAGGTGTTCGATTGCTTTAGCCAGTAAGTCTTCTATTTCCTTCTCCGTAAAAATATTTTCATCGAATTGCATCAATGCCTCCATTTTTAATTTTAGTTCTCTTTCCGGAAGGTTATCCAGCGATTCATTCTTGCTGTCTA
This is a stretch of genomic DNA from Parabacteroides chongii. It encodes these proteins:
- a CDS encoding FecR family protein, yielding MNEQLDKYFLGELSNIEKRALFDQIESDPANKAEFIRMQNTVTVSKLGEQSGDNEWATQKMEELGSRINHKKTRNLYLNLAKYAAVAAILLVNIWLLTDKFIPKEKTVLYTKIEVPKGQRIYMTLQDGTKAWLSPRSIIKIPNEFSNKERSVELDGEGFFSVTKDTERPFIVKTKQYDIKVLGTKFNIFAYSESNRFETNLVEGSVQVINNNRPQENVILKPNEMVSLFNGNLIKSTASFNNEEYLESGIFYFSNKKFSEILDYLTLWYKVKFDIKNTAQIDQYVSGKFRQSDDIERILKALQGVHHFRYKIVNNEEIEIF
- a CDS encoding RNA polymerase sigma-70 factor, which produces MTQLSGIENATFSKIYLIYFPKLVRFAREYVISIEDAENIVQDIFMYLWEHRDMLDSLTNPNAFLFTLTKNRCIDFYRHKTFIDSKNESLDNLPERELKLKMEALMQFDENIFTEKEIEDLLAKAIEHLPEKCRQVFILSRMNGLKYEEIATQMDISVHTVQNHIVTAIRKLKVELKDYLPLFVFII